The Thalassotalea sp. HSM 43 genome window below encodes:
- a CDS encoding sulfatase, which produces MKIVIRQATQVIKSCLVLALCSAPVVYASGDALPSKNVDKPNFVIIIADDLGYGDLGYTGSTEIRTPNIDALANSGVIFEQGYVSAPVCGPSRAGLMTGRNQVNFGFDNNNVKPGPQYNREYFGLPVTEKTIADRLSEQGYVTGLMGKWHLGDEEHFKAHNRGFDEVWTYPVGGHDYFRSEPDGEGYLSPLESNYKTPDPITYITDDTGNESVDFIKRNKDKPFFLYASFNAPHAPLQAPEQDIALYSHIKNENRRIYAAMIHRLDINVGHIIAQLKRSGVYDNTVVVFLSDNGGPGKGLDSRTVNAPYRGSKGILLEGGIRVPFIMSWPAKLAANTVYKRPVTALDLTPTFVALAGGSISKKDNIDGHNILPYVNGEQLGDPNQEMMWRFTVSASIRDGDWKLIRLPDRLPMLYNVKDDVAELHDVASEHPQRVQTMLKALGSWDVSTPQHLYMEGAKYKKIQLRSYDAEYRIVQPVAK; this is translated from the coding sequence ATGAAAATTGTTATTCGTCAGGCCACGCAGGTGATCAAATCCTGCTTAGTATTAGCTCTTTGTAGCGCACCTGTTGTTTATGCCAGTGGCGATGCATTGCCCAGTAAAAATGTTGATAAACCGAACTTTGTGATTATTATTGCTGATGATTTAGGTTACGGTGATTTAGGTTATACCGGAAGTACCGAAATCCGCACGCCGAATATTGATGCATTGGCAAACAGCGGTGTTATCTTTGAGCAAGGTTATGTATCTGCACCGGTATGCGGTCCGTCTCGTGCCGGTCTGATGACCGGTCGCAATCAGGTAAATTTTGGTTTTGATAACAACAACGTCAAACCTGGACCGCAATACAACCGTGAATATTTTGGCTTGCCTGTAACCGAGAAAACCATTGCCGACAGATTATCTGAGCAAGGTTATGTGACCGGGTTAATGGGCAAGTGGCATTTAGGAGATGAAGAGCATTTCAAAGCACACAATCGAGGCTTTGACGAAGTTTGGACTTACCCCGTTGGCGGACATGATTATTTTCGCTCCGAACCTGACGGAGAAGGCTATTTATCACCACTGGAGAGCAACTACAAAACCCCGGACCCAATCACCTATATTACCGATGATACGGGTAACGAAAGCGTCGACTTTATCAAACGCAATAAAGATAAACCATTCTTCTTATACGCCTCATTTAATGCACCACATGCACCACTGCAGGCACCTGAGCAAGATATTGCTCTGTATAGCCACATTAAAAATGAAAACCGCCGAATTTATGCCGCGATGATCCACCGACTTGATATTAACGTCGGCCATATCATAGCCCAGTTAAAACGCAGTGGAGTATACGACAATACGGTAGTCGTGTTCTTAAGCGACAATGGTGGCCCAGGTAAAGGTCTTGATTCAAGAACCGTCAATGCGCCATATCGTGGCTCAAAAGGTATTTTACTGGAAGGCGGTATTCGCGTGCCATTTATCATGTCGTGGCCGGCTAAATTAGCCGCCAATACGGTCTATAAAAGACCGGTAACGGCACTGGATTTAACGCCGACCTTTGTTGCATTAGCTGGTGGCAGCATCAGCAAAAAAGACAATATCGACGGTCATAATATTCTGCCTTACGTCAACGGCGAGCAACTTGGTGATCCTAATCAAGAAATGATGTGGCGATTTACCGTCAGTGCGTCTATTCGTGATGGTGATTGGAAACTGATTCGCTTACCTGATCGATTACCCATGCTTTATAATGTTAAAGACGATGTCGCCGAATTGCATGATGTCGCTAGTGAGCATCCGCAACGTGTACAGACCATGCTTAAAGCTCTAGGCAGTTGGGATGTGTCAACACCACAACATTTGTATATGGAAGGGGCGAAATACAAAAAAATTCAGTTGAGAAGTTACGATGCTGAATATCGAATCGTCCAACCAGTTGCAAAGTAA
- a CDS encoding sulfatase family protein has product MIKSTKLITTVIASAMLFGCGQSSVEQPVEVVAKEQKRLPNVIIFYIDDLGYGDLSSYGASGVQTPEIDRIANKGIRFTDGHSSAATCTPSRYSLLTGEHGFRNKAKILKGDAPALIQPGKPTLASMLKKAGYTTGVVGKWHLGLGNGNVNWNEAIKPGPLEIGFDYSFLLPATGDRVPTVYVENHHVVDLDKNDPITVSYKKKVGDRPTGYENPELLRYVADKQHNETIVNGVSRIGHMAGGESALWTDEDFATVFTDKAIEFMQANKDQPFFLFKSYHDIHVPRLPNDRFKDKSTMGVRGDAIAQMDWMTGRVIREVERLGLAEDTLIIFSSDNGPVLFDGYQDSAIELLGDHKPAGPFSGGKYSRLEAGTRVPTIAYWPGTITPQVNDALVSQMDIYRSLATLVGVDVAQDEAVDSLDQLPVWLGETDKGRIDLLEESLSNVALRHNNYKFIPGSEQKPRFIKSKKIRGGYQKQHQLYDLNLDPGENNNIAKQNPELVAQFEARVKEIVAGRY; this is encoded by the coding sequence ATGATCAAATCAACTAAACTTATCACCACAGTTATCGCATCAGCGATGCTGTTTGGTTGTGGTCAATCGAGTGTTGAGCAGCCAGTAGAAGTGGTTGCCAAAGAGCAAAAAAGACTGCCAAACGTGATAATTTTTTATATCGATGACTTGGGCTACGGTGACTTAAGCAGTTATGGTGCTAGCGGTGTGCAAACACCAGAAATCGATCGTATTGCCAATAAGGGTATTCGTTTTACCGATGGCCATTCATCGGCGGCAACGTGTACACCGTCTCGTTATTCACTGCTAACCGGTGAGCATGGCTTTCGTAACAAGGCAAAAATATTAAAAGGGGATGCTCCAGCCTTAATTCAACCTGGCAAACCAACCTTGGCGTCTATGTTGAAAAAAGCCGGTTATACCACAGGAGTGGTGGGCAAATGGCACTTAGGATTAGGCAATGGCAACGTTAATTGGAATGAAGCGATTAAACCTGGTCCATTAGAGATAGGTTTTGACTACAGCTTCTTATTGCCTGCGACCGGTGATCGCGTGCCAACGGTTTACGTTGAAAATCATCACGTAGTCGATCTTGATAAAAATGATCCAATCACGGTCAGTTATAAGAAAAAAGTCGGTGATCGCCCTACCGGTTATGAAAACCCTGAATTACTGCGTTATGTCGCCGACAAGCAGCACAATGAGACGATTGTTAATGGCGTGAGTCGTATTGGCCATATGGCTGGTGGCGAGTCAGCATTGTGGACAGATGAGGACTTTGCCACGGTATTTACCGATAAAGCCATTGAGTTTATGCAGGCCAATAAAGATCAACCATTCTTCCTATTTAAGTCATATCACGATATTCATGTACCAAGACTGCCTAATGATCGCTTCAAAGACAAAAGTACAATGGGTGTGCGAGGTGATGCCATTGCACAAATGGACTGGATGACAGGGCGCGTGATTCGTGAAGTTGAGCGCTTAGGATTAGCTGAGGATACGCTGATTATCTTTAGTTCAGATAACGGTCCGGTATTATTTGACGGTTACCAAGATAGTGCCATTGAATTACTTGGCGATCATAAACCAGCAGGCCCATTCAGTGGTGGTAAATACAGTCGCTTAGAAGCAGGCACTCGCGTGCCTACCATTGCTTACTGGCCTGGCACCATTACACCGCAGGTTAATGATGCTTTGGTTTCGCAAATGGATATTTACCGCTCGCTAGCAACGTTAGTTGGTGTTGACGTAGCACAAGATGAAGCGGTAGATAGTTTAGATCAACTACCAGTATGGTTAGGTGAGACTGACAAAGGTCGTATCGATCTGTTAGAAGAGTCGCTCAGTAACGTCGCATTACGACATAATAACTACAAGTTCATTCCGGGCAGTGAGCAAAAACCGAGATTCATCAAATCAAAGAAAATTCGTGGTGGTTACCAAAAGCAGCACCAACTATACGACCTAAACCTTGATCCAGGTGAAAACAACAATATTGCTAAGCAAAACCCTGAACTTGTTGCACAGTTTGAAGCCCGTGTTAAAGAGATTGTTGCGGGTCGCTATTAA
- a CDS encoding glycosyl hydrolase family 95 catalytic domain-containing protein: MMSQTTSTLEQLVSGNHTKTWLLLISVLLSQCSFANDNSPYFDLWYQQPAKIWDHALPIGNGRLGAMVFGGIVQERLQLNEDTMWAGKPTDKYNKGSKQQLEFYRKALFSGDFKTVDDNIMKDFSIDMEPKRSHQTLGDLHINFAHGEQVSSYQRTLSLENAISTVQYQLDGSQYTRQTFASEPAQVMVTRITADTAKAISFNLVLSRPQDNGFETATVRNIGDDSLLMVGQVTQRGGLDPDHGAGVKFYNLVKIVAQGGKVFSEDNRLFVENADQVDIFIAANTNFYSELYQQHTHEQLNAAIGKGWSALKRQHIQDHQALFKRSALVMQTTANSVLATDQRLSKVQQGVEDPAFTALYYHYGRYLLIASSRVGSQPANLQGIWNRHIRAPWNADYHVNINLQMNYWPADIANLSELQQPLFAFIQRLAERGKQRAEHNFGVRGWVSPHATDIWASPWTRATKPHWGLSHVSNAWLMSHMVDSYQFSQDDEFLQSQVWPLLKQVCLFYFDWLVPHPDNGKLVSGPAASPENSYLVEEGGKLVARATTMGPAMDQQIIAQLFKNSLRLGKKLAVDDEFLTQLEQHYAKLSPGIRIDDTGRIMEWFYPYPEAEPGHRHISHVYALYPGNDIHPLITPEFAKAARNTIDFRLQHGGAATGWSRAWMINFMARLYDGQSAKQHLDVLYQRSTSSNLFDLHPPFQIDGNFGATAAIVEMLLQSHAGFIDLLPSLPKQWLNGEIRGIKARGDFELDINWQNGRLVGAHMRAGVSDKARVRYMGKHIQITNKDGEAVPVTHLQHGIVEFRTEANNVYKITMK, translated from the coding sequence ATGATGTCGCAAACAACGTCGACGCTAGAGCAGCTTGTTTCGGGCAACCATACTAAAACATGGTTGCTGCTCATTAGCGTGCTGCTATCGCAATGCAGTTTTGCCAACGACAACTCGCCATATTTTGATTTATGGTACCAACAGCCTGCGAAGATTTGGGATCATGCCTTACCAATTGGTAACGGTCGATTAGGGGCTATGGTGTTTGGTGGCATTGTACAAGAACGACTGCAATTAAATGAAGACACCATGTGGGCAGGTAAGCCGACGGATAAATACAATAAAGGCTCAAAACAACAACTTGAGTTCTACCGAAAAGCCTTATTTTCCGGTGATTTTAAAACGGTTGATGACAACATTATGAAGGACTTCTCCATTGATATGGAGCCAAAACGTTCTCATCAAACTTTGGGTGACTTACATATAAACTTTGCTCATGGCGAGCAAGTCAGTAGCTATCAGCGAACACTGTCGCTAGAAAACGCCATATCCACAGTGCAATATCAGCTCGATGGTAGCCAATATACTCGGCAAACATTTGCCAGTGAGCCAGCACAAGTGATGGTGACTCGCATCACTGCTGATACGGCAAAAGCGATTAGTTTTAATCTCGTGCTCTCTCGCCCGCAAGATAACGGCTTTGAAACAGCGACAGTGCGTAACATCGGCGACGATAGTTTGCTTATGGTTGGCCAAGTTACCCAGCGTGGTGGCCTCGATCCGGATCACGGCGCAGGTGTTAAATTTTATAATCTTGTCAAAATTGTCGCCCAAGGTGGCAAGGTATTTAGCGAAGATAATCGGTTATTCGTAGAGAATGCTGATCAAGTTGATATCTTTATTGCCGCCAACACAAATTTCTATAGCGAACTATACCAACAACACACACATGAGCAATTAAATGCCGCCATTGGCAAGGGTTGGTCAGCGCTTAAACGACAACACATACAAGATCACCAAGCTTTGTTTAAGCGTTCCGCTCTTGTAATGCAAACAACCGCCAACTCAGTACTTGCTACCGATCAACGTCTGAGTAAGGTACAGCAAGGTGTCGAAGACCCAGCGTTTACCGCTTTGTATTACCATTATGGTCGCTATCTACTTATTGCGAGTTCACGGGTTGGTAGTCAGCCCGCTAATTTACAAGGGATTTGGAACCGCCATATAAGAGCACCATGGAACGCAGATTATCATGTCAATATTAATCTGCAAATGAACTACTGGCCGGCAGATATTGCTAATTTAAGCGAGTTGCAGCAGCCATTATTTGCGTTTATACAGCGTCTTGCCGAACGCGGTAAACAACGTGCCGAACACAACTTTGGCGTGCGAGGCTGGGTTAGTCCTCATGCCACAGATATCTGGGCGTCACCATGGACAAGAGCGACAAAGCCGCATTGGGGCTTGAGTCATGTCAGTAATGCGTGGTTAATGAGTCATATGGTCGACAGCTACCAGTTTTCACAAGATGATGAATTTTTACAATCACAGGTTTGGCCATTATTAAAACAAGTCTGTTTGTTTTATTTTGATTGGTTGGTACCACATCCAGACAACGGCAAACTGGTTTCAGGGCCTGCTGCCTCGCCGGAAAACTCTTATCTGGTAGAGGAAGGCGGAAAACTTGTGGCTCGGGCGACAACCATGGGGCCTGCCATGGATCAACAAATCATCGCTCAATTATTTAAAAATAGCCTACGCCTTGGTAAAAAGTTGGCGGTTGATGACGAATTCTTAACACAGCTTGAGCAACATTACGCTAAATTGTCGCCGGGTATCCGCATTGATGACACAGGGCGGATTATGGAGTGGTTTTATCCCTATCCAGAAGCAGAGCCAGGGCATAGACACATCTCGCATGTATATGCTTTGTACCCAGGAAATGATATTCACCCACTGATCACCCCTGAATTTGCTAAGGCCGCGCGAAATACTATCGACTTTCGTCTCCAACATGGCGGTGCAGCGACAGGCTGGAGTCGAGCTTGGATGATTAATTTTATGGCTCGCTTATACGATGGCCAATCCGCTAAACAGCATTTGGATGTATTGTATCAACGGTCAACCTCGAGCAATCTATTTGATCTACACCCGCCGTTTCAAATCGATGGTAATTTTGGTGCAACGGCAGCGATTGTGGAAATGCTATTGCAATCCCATGCCGGCTTTATCGACCTGCTCCCTTCGCTGCCTAAGCAGTGGTTAAATGGCGAGATTCGCGGCATCAAAGCACGGGGTGATTTTGAGCTCGATATTAATTGGCAAAATGGCCGGTTAGTGGGCGCTCACATGCGGGCAGGCGTTTCAGATAAAGCGAGAGTTCGTTATATGGGTAAGCACATACAGATCACCAACAAGGATGGTGAGGCAGTTCCTGTTACACATTTACAACATGGCATTGTTGAGTTTCGCACTGAAGCCAATAATGTGTATAAAATAACAATGAAATAA